A single window of Haliotis asinina isolate JCU_RB_2024 chromosome 5, JCU_Hal_asi_v2, whole genome shotgun sequence DNA harbors:
- the LOC137283994 gene encoding uncharacterized protein, producing the protein MSPPVDGTSVSKKWTAVKVVLNDYMSTATVHGFSRVVGQRLYFGRRFFWLLVVLAAGVALAVQVYAEFEVYNARPTLIKEQLRDIVDTVKEMPTISLCPLKAFEGIVNHSFPSPLTREEMVMQRFAYPVSYISESFLSTVHIKVYGWDDTGHSNRPGGQSFLSPSTLQKLSLSRFMNRSWEIVDGLPAFFNDTDSGEVLKILASSNRVLDVTSCPRKMQSLYDLPCCTNFFSEVFTETGVCQTLNMTALIKGGKRKGFFTENRFLVVVDAKMRTDLTMFTNVKGIQLVVHASDDPVMPTKSGIFVPFATHSKLTIDTTKERKTYAVSPGQLNASGKLSTHCQAEKFGENATLRSCDCPTPCITYTHNLKISSALVGNFGENLRRGAFGVDGETCHSLIEALSKGSHGIQIIDIRFPKKIREVRQTQMKTIGDTLAALGGLIGLFLGFSLVSVAEIGELLFLMLRGITWQMRKKETRVQSLK; encoded by the exons GTTCTTCTGGCTCCTGGTTGTCCTTGCCGCAGGTGTAGCTCTGGCTGTCCAGGTGTACGcggaatttgaagtctacaatgCCCGACCTACATTAATCAAAGAACAGTTAAGAGACATTGTGGATACGGTCAAAGAGATGCCGACAATTAGTCTCTGCCCCTTGAAAGCCTTTGAAGGAATAGTGAACCACTCCTTCCCTTCGCCTCTGACTCGAGAAGAAATGGTTATGCAAAGATTTGCCTACCCAGTATCATATATATCGGAGAGTTTTTTGTCCACTGTTCACATCAAAGTGTACGGATGGGACGATACTGGACATTCCAACAGGCCAGGAGGTCAGTCTTTTCTCAGTCCATCTACACTACAGAAACTGTCTTTGAGTCGCTTCATGAACAGGTCATGGGAGATTGTTGATGGTCTACCAGCTTTTTTTAATGATACAGATTCCGGAGAGGTGTTGAAGATCCTTGCTAGCTCAAACCGTGTTCTGGACGTGACGAGCTGCCCAAGGAAGATGCAATCATTGTATGATCTCCCATGTTGCACCAACTTCTTCTCAGAAGTATTTACAGAGACGGGAGTGTGTCAGACTCTTAATATGACAGCCCTTATCAAGGGAGGCAAACGGAAGGGTTTCTTCACTGAGAACAGGTTCCTAGTTGTCGTCGATGCCAAGATGCGGACAGACTTAACGATGTTCACAAACGTGAAAGGAATTCAG CTCGTCGTCCATGCCAGCGATGATCCAGTTATGCCGACCAAGAGTGGGATCTTCGTCCCTTTCGCTACACACTCCAAACTGACCATCGATACTACAAAG GAGCGGAAGACATATGCAGTATCACCCGGACAGTTGAATGCATCTGGGAAGCTGTCGACA CACTGTCAAGCTGAAA AGTTTGGTGAAAATGCAACTTTGCGGTCATGTGACTGTCCGACTCCGTGTATAACCTACACCCATAACCTCAAAATCAGCTCAGCATTAGTGGGTAATTTTGGAGAGAATCTGCGGAGAGGTGCATTTGGAGTTGATGGTGAAACTTGTCATTCTTTGATAGAAGCATTGTCCAAAGG ATCCCACGGCATTCAAATCATTGACATAAGGTTCCCCAAGAAAATACGTGAAGTGAGACAAACACAGATGAAGACCATAGGTGATACACTGG CTGCCCTCGGGGGTCTCATCGGCCTGTTCCTCGGATTCAGTCTCGTGTCCGTGGCGGAGATTGGCGAGCTTCTGTTTCTTATGCTTCGAGGCATCACTTGGCAGATGAGGAAGAAGGAGACTCGGGTTCAAAGTTTGAAGTAA
- the LOC137285114 gene encoding STAM-binding protein-like A produces the protein MAVQMFTHIHEPAARVRALCDYGSKVDVDKSISPKLYLRSGREMIRMANVYLDEGNLESAFILYSKYITLFIEKLPRHPDYKSAPHTELVESKRKLKHVFPLAEEIKSKLKTRYTAQEKERQAAERKRQEALEHEAQLRLEEEERLQQELAAIKALKAKEADEKWRREQEERYRELQSRAKQDQDRQQPRVAMAAVPAIVPATDAGLDNQFALNDVSSSGVASTTLPPAPPSYDQIVGPSSVPGIPDRELKKMAISDNESSNPPSVDRSTKPSVMTFDHFTSIGGGGGAGGLREVTVPTDLMRKFIEKAQTNTDKKTETLGILFGSLAQNQFHVTHLFIPQQHGTPDSCDMENEIDLIDYQDKYNLINLGWIHTHPTQTAFLSSVDLHSHYPYQIMLPEAIAIVCSPKYNETGIFRLTSDRGIAEIGSCNQPGFHYHTKEPPLFESSPHVKILENKEVIVADMRRK, from the exons ATGGCCGTACAGATGTTCACACACATCCACGAACCAGCAGCTCGTGTCCGAGCTCTCTGTGATTATGGCTCCAAGGTTGATGTGGACAAGTCAATATCACCCAAACTCTATCTTCGCTCAGGTCGAGAGATGATCAGAATGGCAAATGTATACTTGGATGAGGGGAACCTGGAGAGTGCCTTTATCCTTTACTCAAAGTACATAAC ATTATTTATAGAGAAGTTACCTAGGCATCCAGATTACAAGTCTGCTCCCCACACGGAACTTGTGGAATCAAAACGG AAACTGAAGCATGTGTTTCCTCTTGCGGAAGAAATCAAGAGTAAACTGAAGACGAGATACACTGCCCAGGAGAAGGAGAGGCAGGCTGCTGAG CGTAAGCGTCAGGAAGCTTTGGAGCATGAGGCGCAGTTGAGGTTGGAGGAGGAGGAACGACTGCAGCAGGAACTGGCAGCCATCAAAGCTCTCAAGGCCAAGGAAGCCGATGAAAAATGGCGCCGGGAACAGGAGGAACGTTATCGAGAGCTGCAAAGTCGGGCGAAGCAGGATCAGGACAGGCAGCAGCCCAGAGTTGCCATGGCAGCAGTACCGGCAATAGTACCGGCAACAGATGCTGGACTGGACAATCAGTTTGCCTTGAATGACGTCAGTAGTTCCGGGGTTGCGTCCACCACCCTGCCCCCAGCCCCGCCTTCATATGACCAGATCGTGGGACCCTCATCAGTACCGGGTATACCAGACAGAGAACTGAAGAAGATGGCAATCAGTGATAATGA GTCAAGTAATCCCCCTTCAGTTGACAGGAGCACCAAGCCCTCTGTAATGACCTTTGACCACTTCACCAGTATtggaggtgggggtggggcCGGAGGCCTCAGGGAGGTCACAGTCCCCACAGACCTCATGAGGAAGTTCATCGAGAAGGCTCAAACTAACACCGACAAGAAGACTGAAACATTAGGCATACTGTTTGGTTCTCTG GCACAGAACCAGTTCCATGTGACTCACCTATTCATCCCGCAGCAGCACGGCACCCCCGACAGCTGCGACATGGAGAATGAGATCGATCTTATTGACTACCAAGACAAATACAACCTCATCAACCTTGGCTGGATACAT ACCCATCCAACACAAACAGCATTCCTGTCTAGTGTTGATCTACATAGTCACTACCCATACCAGATAATGCTGCCTGAGGCCATCGCCATTGTGTGCTCCCCAAAATATAATGA GACAGGTATATTTCGGCTGACAAGTGACCGTGGCATCGCAGAAATAGGGAGCTGCAATCAACCAGGCTTCCACTATCACACCAAAGAGCCTCCACTGTTTGAA TCCAGTCCCCATGTGAAGATCCTGGAGAACAAGGAAGTCATTGTCGCTGATATGAGGAGGAAATAG